The DNA window TTTTTTCTGAGAGTTCCCTGATGGATGATGGATCTGCTGCTGTTGAGGGATGGCTGGGTACAGCACTGCATCCACCATCCGGTATCACCGAGATGTCGTAGGTGCCTATCCTCTTTGCAAGGGCCTCTATCTCCACCTTGTCCATGCCTATGAGGGGACTGAGGACAGGCATCCTCACAGCCATCCTTGTGGCGAGGATGTTTGGAAGGGTCTGGGATGCCACCTGCCCTAGGCTGCTCCCATCCACTATTGCAAGTGCCCCCTCCTCCTCTGCAACCATCTCGGCGAGGCGGTACATCCCAGCCTTGCAGAGGACGCATGTCATATTCTCAGGGGCTTCTCTCCTGCATTTTTCAAGGTAACTTCCATACCTGAAGATTCTGAGTTTGAATTCGACTCCCGCAGAATACTCCGCAAGTTTTGAAGCGATTTTCTCAACTTTATCAAGGGACTCGGGAGCTGTGAATGGTGAATTATCGGTGTGGACCGCCACGACCTGGCATCCCCTTTTCATGAGGAGATAGGTGGCAACAGGTGAGTCTATTCCCCCAGATAAAAGTGCAACAACCTTGCCCTGGGTGCCTGCAGGCAGGCCGCCCGGACCCTGGATGACCCTGTGGTAGATGTATGTCCTGTTTTCCCTTATTTCAAGGTGGATCTCAAGGTCAGGGTTTCCAAGGTCCACAGGGGCCCCTATCTCCCTCACCACAACTGAACCTGCGAAGGCTGCCATCTCCTGGCTTGTGAAGTCATGCTGCCCCACCCTTCTGCATCTTATTGCGAATGGTGTCCTTCCTGTGATGAGGCCCTCCAGTTTCAGTTCACCTATGTATTCCCTGAGTGCCCCCTCTATAACATCAAAATCGGTTTCCACCGTCACAGCTGGTGAAAAGGATACCACCCCAAAGATCCTTGAAAGTTTATCAAGGGCCTCATCCATGTTATCAGGAAATACGAATATTCTTCCATGCCTGATTTCCGCTCTGCAGGTGAAAGCAGCCCTTATATTATTGAGGAGTTTCCTTTCGAACCTCCTTCTAACAGCTGGGCCCTTAATTGCAACTTCACCATACCTTACAAGTACAACATCATATTCAAGAATTCTAGCACCCCCCTATCAGGAAATCCCCATTTTCTATGAGTTCTTTGAGTTCAAGAGCTAGCCTGGATGCCCTAACCCTGTCTGACTGTCTGCATATGAT is part of the Methanothermobacter sp. K4 genome and encodes:
- the thiI gene encoding tRNA uracil 4-sulfurtransferase ThiI — encoded protein: MLEYDVVLVRYGEVAIKGPAVRRRFERKLLNNIRAAFTCRAEIRHGRIFVFPDNMDEALDKLSRIFGVVSFSPAVTVETDFDVIEGALREYIGELKLEGLITGRTPFAIRCRRVGQHDFTSQEMAAFAGSVVVREIGAPVDLGNPDLEIHLEIRENRTYIYHRVIQGPGGLPAGTQGKVVALLSGGIDSPVATYLLMKRGCQVVAVHTDNSPFTAPESLDKVEKIASKLAEYSAGVEFKLRIFRYGSYLEKCRREAPENMTCVLCKAGMYRLAEMVAEEEGALAIVDGSSLGQVASQTLPNILATRMAVRMPVLSPLIGMDKVEIEALAKRIGTYDISVIPDGGCSAVPSHPSTAADPSSIRELSEKIRVEDEIERIFRSASETESRE